The DNA sequence TGCTCGGGAGGTTGGGTCTCGATTTCGATTGCGCAGCGTTGAGGCTGGTGGGCTTCTGATCGGCAGGGGCGTTCGGTGGGAGTGATGAGGAGGATGGTTGCCTCGGAGGACGATTGACAGGAATGGACGGGGTTGCGGGATCGGGCTTGCCGCGGTTCGCGTGGGAGGTCGCCTGGAGTCGACGCAACTCGTTGCGGCAGCGGTCGATCTGGCGGCGAGCATCGGAGGCGTAGCGTTCCAGGAGGCGGAGTTGGGGAGACTCGCTGTCCAGCCCTTCCTCGGCGTCGTCGCGGGCACGGGCGTCTCGGGCGTCGAGCGCAGTGTCGATGCGAGCCCGAAGCGCCTCGATGCTGCGATAGGCCAGCTCCAGACCGGGACCGGCTCCGTTGTCATCGGGATCGAGGTCCCAGGGGCCAGAGCCTTCTCGGGCCAGGGCAGAAACGCCAAGCAAGTCCATCGCTCGGTTCCAGGTTTCGGGAGTCCAGCCGTCGAGCCGTTGGAGGGAGTCGGCCACCTCGTCCCAGCGGTCGAGGAGCCAGAGGACGCCGTGCTTGCTCTGGAGGAGCTTCGGCTGGATGACCTCGGGATGGGTCGCCAGCCTTGAGGCCAAGGAGGCGACCTCCGCGGCTCGGTCGTCGTCCCAACTTTCGAAGGCCCGATCGGCGATCTCGGCTCGGACGGCGAGGATGCGACGCTCGCAGGCATCGAGGCGGACCGATTCGGCACAAAGGCGTTCGTACATCCAGAGCTGGGCGGGACCTTCGGGGCGATAGGCCTCGCGCCAATGTTCGATCCGCTCAGCGATCAGGTCTGCCAGGGCGGCGGGCCGGGTCGAACCGAGGCGGGAGAGTCCGTGCTTCAAGGCGTTGCGGGCCGATCGGGCCCGTCCTTCGAGCGTACGCGGGCCGGTCGATTTCAAGGCATTCAGGCGGTTGGCAATGGTCTGCTTCATGGTAGCCATGAGACGCGGTCTCCCCAAATGATTCGATCGCCAATCGATTGCTTCGCGGACAGTTGGGGAGGACTGCACACCTCCCTTCCTTTCACTATCAGGAAAATCAGGAGGGTTAGTCACTTTTTGATCGAGTCGGCGCGCAATTGGGAAGGAAGGGCTCGGCGGTCGGGGCGGTTCGGTCGGTGAGCCAATCGGGAGACAACGGCCGACAGGAACTCAACTCGACGAGGCCAGAGCCGATCCGGGGCGAGCGAGAATGCGGCCCCATCGGGGTGGCAGGTCGAGTGACAGCCGACCACCGAGGACTGAGACGACCTTGCCGGGATCAAGCTGGTCCTCGAACCCTTCGCCATCGGGGGCCGAGACGGGGAGCTCCAGAGACGCGGGAGATCCAGCGGCATTGATGGCCACGATCACGCGATCCTCCTGGAAGGGACGCTCAAACGCGAGGTGTTCGGAGGCGACGAGCAGTTGCCGGTACGATCCCTGGCGGAGGGGAGGCAATCGCCGACGGATGGTAGCGAGTTGGGCGATTACCGGGGCCAGGTCGGGATGGCGGCCGAGCGTCCTGGCCGCTTCGGGAGTGGGCAACGGGGGACGGAGCGGCCGGTCATCGCCGTTGGCTCGGGCGCCCTCGATGCCCCACTCGCTGCCTGAGTAAACTGCCGGCACGCCCGGCATGGTGAACAGCAAGAGGTGGATCGGGTCGAGATGTGCTGGTTCCCGGAGCGTGCTGGCGATGCGGTCGACGTCGTGGTTGTCGACGAAGTTATAGGTGGTCAGATTGCGGTAGAGGCCGCCGTCGCCGAACTGGCGATCAAGCGAGTGGGCGATCTCAAAGAGATTGCGGTCATTGTGGCTGGAATAGAGGCCCTTGTAGCACTCGTAGTTCGTCACGGCGTCGAGGAGGCCCGGGCCGGCGATCCGGCGGTAGTCGCCGTGGATGGCCTCGCCCAGCAGCCAGAAGTCGGGGTGGAGGCTTCGGCAGAACTCGGCGAGGGCGCGGAGGAAACCAGGGTCGAGGGCGTAGGCAACGTCGAGGCGGAGGCCGTCGATGGCGAAGCGATCAACCCAGGATCGGATGGCGTTGAACAGGTGATCCCGAACGGCGGGGTGGCCGAGGTTGAGCTTGACCAGATCGAAGTGGCCTTCCCAGGCGTCGTAGGAGAATGGGTCGCCGAGCGGGCTGCGCTGGGAGAAATTGACGCCGGAGAACCAGTCGCGATAGGCCGATTGCTCGCCCTGTTGTTGAAGGTCGCGGAAGGCCCAGAAGTCGCGGCCGACGTGGTGGAAGACGCCGTCGAGGATGACGCGGATTCCCTCGTCGTGCAGCGCGGCGGTCACACCGGCCAGGGTGTCGTCGGTACCGAGGCGGCGATCGACGAGGCGGTAGTCGGCCGTGTCGTAGCCGTGGGAGGAGGACTCGAAGACAGGACCGAGATAGAGGGCATCGGAACCCAGCGCTCGGAGGTGGCCGATCCAGTCACGAAGCTGATCCAGGCGGGGGATCGGTGGCGATCGGAAGTCGTTGAGCGGTTCGGCACCGCACTGACCGAGGGGGTAAATGTGGGTGAAGAAGGCGTCCTGAGCCCATGATCGTGACATGTTTGTCCCCGAAACGTGGAAAATGTGTGTTCGACGTGCAAACGACGTTCCTTCGGGCGCGGTTGCCTCAACATCACGGAGGAGGGGTTTGCGAGTGTGGATTCGGCCAACGGGTGATCAGGACGCCTGCTCAATCGCCGAATGGAGGAGCCTAGCCTTCGCGTCTGAGCAGTTGCGATCGTTGATGGCTTTTCAAGGGGAAGGGAGTCGGCTATCCTGGCATGTGGAATATTCTTTCGAAATGCCAAGGACACCGATGCCTTGGTTGTCTCCAGGTCTGACCTGACGATTGAACTCTCTGTGCCGGGAGCGTTCTTCCCTGTCGCTCGGATCGCGTTCGAGCGATTCATCCTCAGCCATCGTCACGGTTGATTCCTCCCATGATTCCATCTGCCACGCGTCGGACCGTGCTGGTTGTTTGCGTTCTGATGCTGACTGGTCCGAGCAGGCTGCAGGGTCAGGAGGGACGCGATCCGGTCTCGGCCCCGGACGTTTCGGCCTCGGAGCGAGAATTTTTCGAGAAGGAGGTCCGACCGATCCTGGCCGAGCGGTGCTACTCGTGCCACTCGGCCGATGCGGAACGGGTTCGGGGCGACCTCTTGCTGGATTCGCGATCCGGGATGCTCGAAGGTGGGGGCCTTGGGCCGGCCGTGGTTCCCGGCGACCTGGACCAGAGCCTCTTGATCCAGGCGATCCGTTATCACGATCGCTCGCTGCGAATGCCGCCCGACGGACGGCTTTCCCCTCGGGAGGTGGAGGTTCTGGAAGCCTGGGTGAAGGCCGGTGCTCCCAGCCCCGCTGATGAACACGGATCGCCCGAGCCGGTCGAGTCTGGAGAGGACATCTCGGCGTCGTGGTGGTCGTTTCAGGAGGTTCGCCAACCCGATTTGCCACCGATTCGGGACACAACCTGGCCAAGGAACACGATCGACCGCTTCGTCCTCGCCCGGCTCGAAGCCGAAGGGATGAGGCCGGCACCTGAGGCCGATCGCCGCACCTTGATCCGTCGCCTGACGTTTGACCTGACCGGACTGCCGCCGACCCCGGAGGAGGTGGAGGCATTCCTCGGCGATAAGGCTCCGGACGCCTTCGATCGGCTGGTGGATCGCCTGCTGGCCTCCCCCCACTATGGCGAACGATGGGGCCGACACTGGCTCGACCTGGTGCGGTACGCAGATACGTCGGGCTGCAACGGCGACTTCCCGATGCCCGAGGCGTATCGATACCGGAACTACGTGGTGGATCGCTTCAACAGCGATCTGCCCTTCGATGCGTTCTTGAAGGAACAGATTGCCGGTGATTTACTTCCTTCGGACCAGGATCCGGAGCGTTATGAGCAGATCATCGCCACCGGCTACCTGGCGATCAGTCGTCGGTTTTCCTCGCTCGGCGAGGAGTTCCACCTGACAATTGACGACACGATCGACAACCTGGGCAAGGCGTTTCTTGGGCTGACGATCAGTTGCGCTCGCTGCCACGACCACAAGTTCGACCCGATCTCGCAGCGGGACTATTATGCGCTCTACGGCATCTTCCAGAGCACGACCTATGCGTTCCCCGGAACGGAAATCTACCGGCATCCACAGCATCTGATTCCGCTGGTTTCCTCGGAACGCAGCGAGGAGGAGCTGAGACCGTTGCTGGATCGGATGGAGGAACTCGACCGGGAGATTTACGACACGTATACGTTGATGGCGTCGCTCGACACCGGAGCGGCCAAGGATTCGTTGCGGAAAGACGTTCGGAAGCTCCAGGATGAGCGGGATGAACTGGTCAAGTCGCTGCCGGAGTATGACCAGGCGTATGGCGTGTCGGAGGGTGAACCGGCCGACGCTCGGATCCAGCTCAAGGGAAATCCGGAGCGGTTAGGGGAAGCAGTGCCTCGCGGGTTCCTCACGGTGCTGGGTGGGCATCGGGTACTGGCCGAGGGGTCGGGGAGCGGTCGGTTGGAGCTGGCCGATTGGATCACGGACCCGAAGAACCCTCTGACGGCCCGGGTGCTGGTCAACCGGGTCTGGCAGCATCATTTTGGTCAGGGGATTGTCCGAACTCCGAACGACTTTGGCACCCGGGGAGAGCCGCCGACCCACCCCGAATTGCTCGACTGGCTGACGATTCGATTTCTTGAGGAGGGGTGGTCGATCAAGGCCTTGCATCGGGAGATCCTGCGCTCGGCAACCTACCGGATGGCCAGTCTCGAAGCTCCTGAGTCTGAGGAACACGACCCGGAAAACCGCTTGCTCTGGACCTTCAACCGGAGGCGGCTTGATGCGGAGGAGATCCGCGATGCGATGCTCTGCGTCAGTGACGCGCTGGATCGCTCACCGGGAGGGGAACATCCGTTTCCAGATATCTGGAAATGGCGATACTCTCAGCACAAGCCGTTTGTGGACGATTATCCGAGTCGGCGGCGAAGCATTTACCTGATGCAGCAGCGCATACGGTTGCACCCGTTTCTTGCGGTGTTCGACGGGGCCGACACGAATGCCTCAACCGACCTTCGCAAGATTAGTACCACACCGCAACAGGCCCTCTTCGTGCTCAACGATGAATTCGTTCATGAGCAAGCCAGACGGTTGGCGGACCGTTTGGCGGCGGAGGAAACTGGCCCCGCCGCCCGAGTCGATCGGGTGTTTCGGCTGGCCTTCGGTCGCCCCGCGTCGGAGGATGAGGTGAGCGAGGCGATGGAATATCTGGCTCAAGTCGGGGTGGCCTTGGAGAAGGCCGGCATATCGGAGGGGGAGCGTCCCCGGGCCGCCTGGGCGAGCTATCTTCGGGTGATTCTGGGCAGCAACGAATTCGTGTTTGTCGATTAGGTTCCGCAGCGAGGTCGACCGATGCCGTTTCATCCCAATCGTCGCCAGGTCGTCCAATCGTTGATGAGCGGTTCGTTGCTGCTTCCCGGAATCGCCTCGGAGCTGCTGGCAGCCGATGCGCCGGCACCGGGGAAGGACGATCCGCTGGCCCCGAAAGCGCCTCACTTTCCCGGCAAGGCAAAGCGAGTGATCTTCCTGTTTATGACGGGAGGGGTGTCGCACCTGGAGTCGTTCGACCCGAAGCCATTGCTGGCGCGAGACGGGGGCACCCAGTACCAAGGGCGCACGCTGCTGGCTCCTCAGTTCCGATTTTCGAGAGCGGGCCAATCGGGCATACCGGTCAGTGAGCTGTTCCCTCATGTTTCGACATGCGTGGATGACCTGTGTGTGATTCGTTCGTTGCATGGGAGTCACTTCGAGCACTTCCAGGCGACGCTCGGCGTGCATACCGGGTCGCTGACCGTGAAGCGGCCGAGCATTGGGTCGTGGGTCAGCTATGGCCTGGGGACCGAGAACCAGAACTTGCCCTCGTTCGTGGTGCTGGCACCTCACCTGCCGTACGCCGGCACTCAGGTCTGGTCGTCTGATTTCCTGCCGGTGTGTCATCAGGGGACGCGGATTCAGCCTGGAGACGAGCCGATCCGCGATCTGAGACGCCGGGCGCCGAGCGCCACGGTGCAAGAGCTGGAGCTGGACCTGCTCTCACGGTTCAACCGCCGCCATGGTCAGGATCGACCGTCCGACCCGTTACTGGCCGGCCGTATGCGATCGTTCGAAACGGCCTTTGGGATGCAACAGGCCATGCCGGATGTGCTTGACCTCTCGGGGGAGTCGGACGCGACGCTGGCCCTTTACGGGCTGGAACGGGGGCAGACCGACGGTTTCGGGTGGCAGTGCCTGGTTGCGCGTCGAATGTCGGAGCGAGGGGTTCGCTTTGTCGAGCTGATTGACTCGGGTTCCTCCGACAACTGGGACTCTCATGGCGCAATGAAGGACCATGTGCCGAAGGCTCGGGGAGTCGATCAGGCGATTGCCGGGCTGCTCAAGGATTTGAAGTCGCGCGGGATGCTCGACGAAACGCTGGTGGTTTGGACCACCGAGTTTGGACGGACTCCGCACACTGACGGCCCGACTGGTCGGAGCCACCATCCGTACGTTTTCTCGTCGTGGTTGGCTGGTGGCGGGGTGAAAGGTGGAATGGTCTACGGATCAAGTGATGACTATGGCTATGATCCGGCGGAGAATCCAGTCCATCTGCACGATTTCCACGCGACGATTCTGCATCTGCTCGGCTTTGATCACGAGCGTCTGACCTACCGCCACAGTGGTCGAGACTTTCGGCTGACCGATGTGTTCGGGCGGGTCGTCCGGGAGATTCTAGCGTGATCGGTCGTGTTGCTGGGGCCGAGGAGGAACCTAGCGGATGTTCCGTGCGTCTGGAGGCATCAGGGCGATGAAGAGATCCCTGAGCTCATCATCAACGGCTGCGGGATCATCAACCGTCTCGGCGATCAGGTTGCGGATGGTATCTCGATAGCGATGCCGGAGACGGTGAGCGGCGACCTGAACGGCCCCCTTGCTCATACCCAGGGTGTCGGCTACCGCGCGAAGCCCACCGGGAAGGGATTCACCGGCGAGTGTCGGTTCGAGTCGATCGAATAATGAGGACTTGCCCGAACGGCGATAGTCGTCGCGGAGTGAATCAAGCGCCCGTTCCAGAATGGACAGGGCCCAGCGATGGTCGAAGACCTGTTCAGGGGTGAGCATGTCGGCAGGTTCGATGCAATAGCGCTGCTCGGCGTCGACTGCGTCGATGGAAAACGGCGCTGGACCTCGAACGGCGGCATGGCGTCGGTCCTTGCACAGATAATTTCGGCAGCAGGCCATGAGAAAGGATCGGAACCGTCCCCGGGCAGGGTCGACCGTTTCGAGATCCTTGCGGCGAAGCAGTTCGGTAAAAAATCCCTGAGTTAGGTCGGCGGCATCCTCGGGAGCGTGGCCCCAGCGACGAATGAAGGTATACACAGGATACCAGTACGTCTTGCAGAGGGTGGAAAGCGCTTCCTTGGCCCGAGAGGAATCACCGCCCGCGGCCAGAACCACGCTCCAGCAGGTTGTCTCGAATCGAGGAGAGCCTTCAATCAACGTCGGTCATCCCTGGTTGAGCGTTCGCGAATCGGGAATCCGTAGACGTGCAAGAAT is a window from the Tautonia rosea genome containing:
- a CDS encoding alpha-amylase family glycosyl hydrolase — protein: MSRSWAQDAFFTHIYPLGQCGAEPLNDFRSPPIPRLDQLRDWIGHLRALGSDALYLGPVFESSSHGYDTADYRLVDRRLGTDDTLAGVTAALHDEGIRVILDGVFHHVGRDFWAFRDLQQQGEQSAYRDWFSGVNFSQRSPLGDPFSYDAWEGHFDLVKLNLGHPAVRDHLFNAIRSWVDRFAIDGLRLDVAYALDPGFLRALAEFCRSLHPDFWLLGEAIHGDYRRIAGPGLLDAVTNYECYKGLYSSHNDRNLFEIAHSLDRQFGDGGLYRNLTTYNFVDNHDVDRIASTLREPAHLDPIHLLLFTMPGVPAVYSGSEWGIEGARANGDDRPLRPPLPTPEAARTLGRHPDLAPVIAQLATIRRRLPPLRQGSYRQLLVASEHLAFERPFQEDRVIVAINAAGSPASLELPVSAPDGEGFEDQLDPGKVVSVLGGRLSLDLPPRWGRILARPGSALASSS
- a CDS encoding PSD1 and planctomycete cytochrome C domain-containing protein, whose protein sequence is MIPSATRRTVLVVCVLMLTGPSRLQGQEGRDPVSAPDVSASEREFFEKEVRPILAERCYSCHSADAERVRGDLLLDSRSGMLEGGGLGPAVVPGDLDQSLLIQAIRYHDRSLRMPPDGRLSPREVEVLEAWVKAGAPSPADEHGSPEPVESGEDISASWWSFQEVRQPDLPPIRDTTWPRNTIDRFVLARLEAEGMRPAPEADRRTLIRRLTFDLTGLPPTPEEVEAFLGDKAPDAFDRLVDRLLASPHYGERWGRHWLDLVRYADTSGCNGDFPMPEAYRYRNYVVDRFNSDLPFDAFLKEQIAGDLLPSDQDPERYEQIIATGYLAISRRFSSLGEEFHLTIDDTIDNLGKAFLGLTISCARCHDHKFDPISQRDYYALYGIFQSTTYAFPGTEIYRHPQHLIPLVSSERSEEELRPLLDRMEELDREIYDTYTLMASLDTGAAKDSLRKDVRKLQDERDELVKSLPEYDQAYGVSEGEPADARIQLKGNPERLGEAVPRGFLTVLGGHRVLAEGSGSGRLELADWITDPKNPLTARVLVNRVWQHHFGQGIVRTPNDFGTRGEPPTHPELLDWLTIRFLEEGWSIKALHREILRSATYRMASLEAPESEEHDPENRLLWTFNRRRLDAEEIRDAMLCVSDALDRSPGGEHPFPDIWKWRYSQHKPFVDDYPSRRRSIYLMQQRIRLHPFLAVFDGADTNASTDLRKISTTPQQALFVLNDEFVHEQARRLADRLAAEETGPAARVDRVFRLAFGRPASEDEVSEAMEYLAQVGVALEKAGISEGERPRAAWASYLRVILGSNEFVFVD
- a CDS encoding DUF1501 domain-containing protein; the encoded protein is MPFHPNRRQVVQSLMSGSLLLPGIASELLAADAPAPGKDDPLAPKAPHFPGKAKRVIFLFMTGGVSHLESFDPKPLLARDGGTQYQGRTLLAPQFRFSRAGQSGIPVSELFPHVSTCVDDLCVIRSLHGSHFEHFQATLGVHTGSLTVKRPSIGSWVSYGLGTENQNLPSFVVLAPHLPYAGTQVWSSDFLPVCHQGTRIQPGDEPIRDLRRRAPSATVQELELDLLSRFNRRHGQDRPSDPLLAGRMRSFETAFGMQQAMPDVLDLSGESDATLALYGLERGQTDGFGWQCLVARRMSERGVRFVELIDSGSSDNWDSHGAMKDHVPKARGVDQAIAGLLKDLKSRGMLDETLVVWTTEFGRTPHTDGPTGRSHHPYVFSSWLAGGGVKGGMVYGSSDDYGYDPAENPVHLHDFHATILHLLGFDHERLTYRHSGRDFRLTDVFGRVVREILA
- a CDS encoding RNA polymerase sigma factor; amino-acid sequence: MIEGSPRFETTCWSVVLAAGGDSSRAKEALSTLCKTYWYPVYTFIRRWGHAPEDAADLTQGFFTELLRRKDLETVDPARGRFRSFLMACCRNYLCKDRRHAAVRGPAPFSIDAVDAEQRYCIEPADMLTPEQVFDHRWALSILERALDSLRDDYRRSGKSSLFDRLEPTLAGESLPGGLRAVADTLGMSKGAVQVAAHRLRHRYRDTIRNLIAETVDDPAAVDDELRDLFIALMPPDARNIR